The Phycisphaeraceae bacterium genome segment GCCAGCACTGTCACCAATGCGCAGCTCCCACAGTCCGGCCATGTTCAGGCCGTCGTAGGTGGACAGGTCACCAGGAGCCGCCGCGCCGTGAGAGGGCTGGAAGCTCCTGGCGGGAATGGGATTCCCGAAGTTGCCCATGTTCTCGGAGGGGCCGCCGGTGCTCTCATCATCGTACGTGATGCGGTTGGCGAAGATGAGGTCGTTCGATGTGCCGCAGCAGCCGGTGCCGTCATCCGCGGGTTCCGCGAAGCCGGGGCGGCTGACGAGGGTGACGACCTGGCCGCCGGGGCCGACCAGCTTGATGGTCAGGTCGCCGGCCCACGTGTGGCTCATGCCAATCTGGACGTTGAT includes the following:
- a CDS encoding proprotein convertase P-domain-containing protein, producing MKLALGISAAAMLLAPSALAGVTTIFSRGPGLNVQIPDDTYNGTLGSMAVDRLLIQQEGIIKDINVQIGMSHTWAGDLTIKLVGPGGQVVTLVSRPGFAEPADDGTGCCGTSNDLIFANRITYDDESTGGPSENMGNFGNPIPARSFQPSHGAAAPGDLSTYDGLNMAGLWELRIGDSAGGDLGVLDYWHLEITWNEIPAPGALALLGAAGLVARRRRRA